Below is a window of Octopus sinensis unplaced genomic scaffold, ASM634580v1 Contig13196, whole genome shotgun sequence DNA.
tattatattattatatgaccaaacgcacgcgttatttctcttctccaagtaagtttttatttatattatatatatatatatatatatatatatataatatattaataaataaaacatatgcatatatatatatatatatacatatatgtacgtacctacctctacatgaatatatacacgcatatatgagtacaggacaccaaaaaaacgtcgaacacaatgagaaacgaaaacatagacacaaacccaaggaactggacatttttcttaaacaaaaaaaaaaaatagagtacaggacaaataacacaaggaaaaaacccctccttcagtcgccataaaCGTGAGGTtggtgaaaagttcttggctttgtgtaaaagaaaatacaagaagatcagttaattatgattttattcaacataatcccttctcagattcagacatttattgcagtggtccttcagttttcctaagccctgtaaaagaacttggaaggttgtgtttccaaccaagcctttcacaatacccttgaATACAAGAAATTTCCAGCAacccttgtaaatatatatatatatatatatataattttaatccaaacgggaaaacaaaaaaacaacaacacgtggaacaattacagtattattattaataggcgctcaggaaatatatatatatatatgtgatctcttaagcaccaccagctcaaatattgtctcctctgtcttccctccttgggatctttccttctccttgtttccgacaaagagctccgctcgaaacattaaaccctccttcctttctttcctgagcgtcaataatactttaattgttccacgtcctgcattgctgtgtttttttctctttttttctgtgttttcttgtttggattaactatatatatatatatatatatatatatatatacacacacacacgcatatgtgatgaaaagttccttgttttgggtaaaagaaaaacaggaggaatcagttaattatgattttatccaacatattctcctctcagattcacagacttattgcagtggcccttcagtttttctaagccctgtacaaGAACTCGGAAATTTTGGGCCTCCTACCAGACCTTTCGCGACCcccttaaagccagaaatatTTCACCACCCTCTCGTGTgttattgacatacatatatatttatataactatacatatatgtaaaacacTGTTGTATTGTAtactaactcatatatatatatatattgggttggtacgtaattattgcagcttttttcaaattttattcaacaaaaacatcatcatcatcgtttaaagtccactttccatgctagcatgggttggacgatttaactgaggtttggcaaactagatggctgcaccagactccaatcttgatctggcagagtttctacagctggatgcccttcctaacgccaaccactccgagagtgtagtgggtgcttttacaatatttaacagtatttaacaaaaacatctttaaatgtcggtctgaccgtctgccaagcaaatgggaagcagaaattgaagtggatggtgaatatgctccagaataatcatttaaagatgtttttgttacatgttgtcattgcttttgttgaataaaatttgttgaaaaaaaggcgaaataattatgcaccaaccgaatatatatatccttaaatccttaaaaatccttaaaaatgttttagcccaaaggccatgaaattttattcaacaaaaacaatatttaacaaaaacatctttaaatgtcaGTCtaaccgtctgccaagcaaaggggaagcagaaattgaagtagatggtgaatatgctccagaataatcatttaaagatgcttttgttacatgtttttattgtttttgttgcatcaaatttgttgaaaaaagccgcaataattatgcaccaacccaatatcatcatcaacgtttaatgtccgctttccatgctagcatgggttggacgatttgactgaggactggcgaaccagatcgctgcgccaagctccaatctgatctggcagagtttctacagctggatgcccttcctaatgccaaccactccgagagtgtagtgggtgtttttaaagTGCcattggcacgagggccagtctggcggtactggcaacggccacgctcaaaaggtgctttttatgtgccacctgcacaggagtcagtccagcagcactgggaacgacctcgctcaaatgttttgttgatgtgccactggcacaagtgccaacgaaaatcatatatatttgtaatgcatgtaaatatatttttaatgctggtgccacataagaagcatccAGTTCAAACCGTTAAgtggaaaggcattcagctgtaaaaactgtTCCAaagctgacctcacctgtgctggacccacgttaaaagcactcagcccactctgcaggatggttggtgataggaggagcacccagccataaaaactGTTCCAaagctgacctcacctgtgctggtcccacgttaaaagcactcagcccactctgcaGGATGGTGGTGATAGGAGAgcacccagccataaaaactGTTCCAaagctgacctcacctgtgctggtcccacgttaaaagcactcagcccactctgcaggatggttggtgataggaggagcacccagccataaaaactGTTCCAaagctgacctcacctgtgctggtcccacgttaaaagcactcagcccactctgcaGGATGGTTGGTGATAGGAGGAGCACCCAGCCATAAAAAATGTTCCAaagctgacctcacctgtgctggtcccacgttaaaagcactcagcccactctgcaggatggttggtgataggaggagcacccagccataaaaactTCCAaagctgacctcacctgtgctggtcccacgttaaaagcactcagcccactctgcaggatggttggtgataggaggagcacccagccataaaaactGTTCCAaagctgacctcacctgtgctggtcccacattaaaagcactcagcccactctgcaggatggttggtgataggagcacccagccataaaaactGTTCCAaagctgacctcacctgtgctggtcccacgttaaaagcactcagcccactctgcaggatggttggtgataggaggagcacccagccataaaagctgtgccaaagcagacacagaaGTCTAGTGCAGTCTTCTCCCTGGCTGGCTcctatcaaactatccaacccatgccagcataggaaatGGTTGTTAaacaatggcacctgtgccggtggcatgtgtaaaaagatgcgagcgaggtcattgctagtactgcctgagtggtccccgtgccggtggcatgtaaaagcatccactacactcttggattggttggcgttaggaagggcatccagctgtagaaactctgccagatcaagattggagcctggtgcagctatctggtccaccagccctcaatcaaaatcgtccaacccatgctagcatggaaagcgaacgttaaacgatgatgatgatgatagtatgggatatattttaataacatacATTTCACTGTGTAAATGTCTATATACAAAAACTTGTGTATTTTATCTGTCTGAATAGATATGTTCATGtgctccctttctttctctctctctctctctctcactcactttcactTTCTGACTGGCATAGCAGTAACTGTTGTGTTTTATTCCAGCTGGAAGAAGGTTCCGAGGGTAAAGAAACTCCTCAACAGAAGTACCAAAGACTTCAATATGAGATGAGGGAACTAACTGAAGAAGTGAATAAAGTGAAGGTATATATTtttactagcaatatcgcccggcgttgctcgggtttgtttcaaccctttagaattggaatatttgaaaagtaaaaattttgcattatgtagcttgttattctctttaagtgaacatttttctggttgaaatacaccgaaaaatgacgacacagcagtaaaaaaatcataaaaaataaggattttcataggaaaaaagcacctttttgatgtaaataatttttggtgttaacatggtccgatttgaattttttttcttctaccgaaggaagagcaagccttcttctatcatactgtcaattttggtcaacttgcgccgcagggtctcggaggagatagtgttagttgaaggctaccaaacctgccatacacagacagacaacttcagctttatatatatatagagatgtatattttaaatttttataatttcacatTGTTTATTTGAAGgtccatggctcagtggttagagtgtcgagcttacgattgtgtggttgtgagttcgaatcccggaccgggctgcatgttgtgttcttgagcaagacactttatttcacattgctccagttcactcagctgtagaaatgagttgcaacatcactggtgccaagctgtatcggcccttttgcctttcccttggataccatcagtggtgtggagaggggcggctggtataataataataataataataataataataataataataataattgtgtacagtgctcaggtgcactacaactcatctaaagtgtatatataatcaggtgtagtttcggcggattttggaaagcatgagggccttaaaggatgcagtatgcatgggcgactgctggtcttccacataCAACTTtgaccagacttgtgcctcggaggggaactgtCTAGGTACactcccatgatcattcatgatcaAAGACGGGGGTCTACactcttttttttatgttttttgtagaggaagaggagagataaATACtggctgtttattttatttatttgtttgtctctgtgtgttttcAGGAATCGGTGAAGACCGATACCAACGAGAACCTCTCCCCCATCAACCTTGGCAAACAACTGGAATATCTGCATCATCAGTTGGCCGATCTGCATCTGGAGAAGTTGCTGGGACCAGAGGCTTCGGTGGATCTTTCTGACCCTCAAGGGGCTTTGAGAAAGTGAGTATTACGGGGGCAGAGAAGGCAAGGTGGGACTTGAGCGAATAAAAAGTGAGGAATGTGAGGACTAATTTCCTTCCCCTTTTgtgtccataataataataataataataataataataatgaaattattgtatacagtgctcaggtgcaccacaacttgtcagaaagtgcgtataaagcatatgcagtaatgtacaaatgtctgggaagcgaacaatgtatgagtcagatacatgcttgcgtgtgtatggaggggagaaaatcaggtgtagtgttggcgaatgtcaggaagcatggaagttttgaaggatgcagtgctccgacaactaacaactgatgccggcagtttgttccatgcttcagcaactcttagcgtgaaaaaatgtttcctaaagtcatgggagctgtgctgttttctgacttcgtaaacatgtccacgggtgttagacaggtggagtttgaaaaggtgctcaaagttattgtttgtaagatggttaataattttatgggtgtctgccaagtcagctgccagacgtcggagtttcaatgtgtccatgcccagggaattaaggcgttcagaatatggcaaatgcctgatggagggtattctcttggttgcacgtcgctgaacagcccGGGTCAACCTTGAGCAAGTAAACTTATGGTCAGAAAAGTATCAGCCAGTTGTGACCACCTCTTCTTATTTTCAAATCACAGTGTAATTAGTTCTGTATTATCTTAtgtatttttgtcttcttttcttttcagccTTGAAAGGTTTTGTGAGACGTTGCCGGGAGCCCCGGGAAGACGTCTCTCTTGTAAAGGATCGCGTCCGTGGACTTGGCTTGTCCGGAGATACCGATATGGTGCCTGCAGAGCGCCACGTCTCGGGCAGCGTACGGTGCGCTCTCGGCGGCCCTGGAAAATCCGGGTCTGTTTaaacagcggtgcatcagcatggccacagctctgagctgaaactagagaagaaaaaaaacccaatactTACTTTTTAACATCTTTTATTCTGTCATTTTTTTAATGCTGGACCCCTAAATTaaaggaacgtaaacaaaccagcagctataatagaaatgattttaTCACTAGCAAGAAATCCCACCCTCCAGGAAGCTTTCTGCTGGTTACCTCTGCCTTAACGAAGGCGAAGGTATTGTctccagtcatgtttgtttgtttgtccgtggacaagatatctcaagaaccgctggatggattcggatgaaactttcagggatgtttggcctcgtgactggcacgaactgatctgattttgggatcgatccggtaccggacaaggattctggattatttttcctgtttttttacttaatttttgagagcagttgggttcatttttagtattctcatttctgagagtagtcgagtttatttcagatattctcattttaaaaatcatctctagctTCTCGTTAAGAGAACCTTGGTGTTACCTTGGCGGAGGATTACGCtccctgagtgctcttgttattaattATATCGTCCTATCTTTAATTAAAACTAAGTAAAAATTGTCGTATTCTTACTTCAgaatttttctcttcttattaATTGTcctatttttaattaaacaattacATATCTTATTCTTAATTAAGAATTAAATGCCTTACCCTTAATTGAACTCTCAAATCCATGTCTTTCCTCTATCTTAATTTAATCAATCTGAACTAATTACCAAACTTAATTAACCAAGATTACTTACGGCTTTCTTTTCTCTCCAGACGCTTACTTACACAGCTGGAAACTTACTCCCCTGCTTCCAAATCTGCAACTCCAAGTAAAGGTTCAAAAACTTCGGATAAAGCAAGCGAAGGCAAGGCATCAGACCATGTGACTTATGAACTCTACTATAGACCAGAACAAGCTCAGTTTAGTAAGAATGCCAAGGtaggtgtatgtttatgtgtgctttgtttttgttgctctGAACTCTATAGAAAATCTGGAGTGGTAACTTAAGGTgtagctctttactcttttactcttttacttgtttcagtcatttgactgtggtcatgctggagcaccgcttttagtcgagcaacttgaccccgggacttattctttttgtaagcccagtacttattctatcggtctctttttgccgaaccactaagtgacggggacgtaaacacaccagcatcggttgtcaagcaatgctagggggacagacacacaaacacacacacacacatacatatatatgcacatatacgacaggcttctttcagtttccgtctaccaaatccactcacaagagattggtcggcccgaagttatagcagaagacacttgcccaagatgccacacagtgggactgaacccggaaccatgtggttggttagcaaactacttaccacacagccactcctgctgtgtggtaataagcttgcttcctagccacatggttccaggttcagtcccactgcgtggcaccttgggcaagtgtctcctgctttatcctcaggccaaccaatgccttgtgagtagatttgatagatggaaactgaaagaagcccatcgtgtgtatatatatatatatatatatatatataatcaaaagggtaataatatagattactaccagtggcccagcacaaaggacgaattagtcattagacaaaatattattcgtatagaaaaatattattcatgtagaaatataattaagggctcctaaataaggatgccaagtgctagggacacaaaaaagggataaatttatcgagagtgaaaatcaaaaacatttaccaataaCGATACATCCCAGACTgatatcagtttctacctctatatatatatatatatatatataatatatataggcgcaggagtggctgtgtggtaagtagcttgtttaccaaccacatgattccgggttcagtcctactgcgtggcaccttgggcaagtgtcttctactatagcctcgggctgaccaaagccttgtgagtggatttggtagagggaaactgaaagaagcctgtcgtatatatgtatatatatatatatatatatatttgtgtgtctgtgtttgtccccctagcattgcttgacaactgatgctggtgtgtttacgtccccgtcacttagcagtttggcaaaagagaccgatagaataagtactaggcttacaatagaataagtcccagggtcgatttgctcgactaaaggcgttgctccagcatggccgcagtcaaatgactgaaacaagtaaaagagttaaaagagcatgtgtgtatctgtttgttccCCTGCtgtctcttgacaactgatgctggtgtgtttatatcccttaGCAGTTATTATCTATTTGTTGTTCAGTTGTCATTTCCAATTATTATAAACTTCGTTAAGCTTTAATGTCTAACGAAATAATTtaccttttttccctttttttttttcgcagtTGGCAAGCATTGAGGAAAGATTGGAGCGTCTTGAGGCTGTCATTGGACAGAATCCGCAGAAAATGGTAAGTTTTATGCAAATGTATTCTGTTAAGGGGCAGATGGGACCATACCTAATATTTTGACAActgcttttctttctccttcatcatcatcgtttaacgtctgctttccatgctggcatgggttggacaatttgactgagagctggcaaaccagatgtctccaccagactccaatctgatctggcagagtttctacagttggatgcccttcctaacgccaaccactccaagagtgtagcgggtgatttttacgtgccaccggcatgagggccagtcaggtgaatAACGAATTTACTGTGTGACTTTTCGTTGGAGTCGgttatcgtcatcattttaacgtccacttgtccatgcttgcatgggttggacataacttgttgaggcagatttttgtaCGGCCTGATGCCTATCCTTTTACCAACatttctcacctgtttccaatcaaggtaatattttccccatggatcgttaccagcatcgccttactggcagctgtgctggtggcatgtgtaaaaagattctagcgaggtcattgccagtacctatttctttactacccacaagggactaaacacagaggggacaaacaaggacagacacggattaagtcgattacaacgaatccagtacgtaactggtacttaatttatcgaccccgaaaggatgaaaggcaaagttgacctcggcggtatttgaactcagaatgtaacggcagacgaaatatggctacgaatttcgcccggcgtgctaacgtctctgccagctcgccgccttcattgctagtaccacctgactggcccctgtgccgatggaacgtaaaagcacccactacactctcggagtggttggcgttaggaagggcatccagctgtagaaactctgccagatcaagattggagcctggtgcagccatctggttcgccagtcctcggtcaaatcgtccaacccgtgctagcatggaaagcagacgttaaacgatgatcaaAACTCAAAATCGAAATcggtcaacatcaatggaaattatagctgtgataccagtgccagtggcacgtaagagaaccatccgaacgtggccgttgccagcgctgccccgagtggcctccgtgccggtggcacgtaaaaagtatcatCTGATCGTggtcatttgccagcctcgtctggcacctgtgcaggtggcacgtaaaaaagcacccactacactcacagagtggttggcgttaggaagggcatccagctgtagaaactctgctagatcagactgggcctggtgcagcctcctggcttcccagaccccagttggacTATCCAACCCATGATGGATAGATACGTTTTTCACAGAGGACAGGAAAATGAACAATATCACtagtatgatgataatgatttagaACCATCACACATTGTcagaacaacacacatacacacacacaagtttctttttgatgtacaaaaaaaaagaaagatgtaaataatgaaaGCCACCTATTCCCATATCTTGTATTTCATCTTAGTAActgtttaattttcatttgtttctttcagtCTGCTTTAACAGCCGAAGTTAGCAACAAAAGTCTTTTGGTAAGTTCCTTCCTTAAATCCTACcaacctgtctttctctcttcttcactaGCTGTAGTCTCTCTAAAcgctaaacaaacacacatatctctgtatatatctgtatactaatctctgtctctctctccccatccttCACTAGCTGTAGTCTCTAAatggcaaacaaacacacatatctctgtatatatatgtatactaatctctgtttctctctctccccatccttCACAGGCTGCCGTCTCTAACATCAACTCAAAGTTATCTCTCTTGGATCCGGCTCAAATTGACCAGGTGGAAGCTCGTTTGCAGAATGTCCTACAGAAAGTcaatcaaattactgaaaagAAGATCGTTTCTGACGATTCTGAGAAACAGGCAAAGGTTTGacacattttgttgttgttctttattctGTGGCCTCTGCCTAATTCCCGCAAATCagcgttgccagcgccgccccgactggcctcgtgccggtggcatgtaaaaagcaccatccgttcgtgtccgtttgccagctctgtttggcacctgtgcgggtggcacgtaaaaagcacccactacactcacggagtggttggcgttaggaagggcatccagccgtagaaacactgccagatttgactgggcctgatgaagccttctggcttcacagaccccagtagaaccgtccaacccatgctagcatggaaaacggacgct
It encodes the following:
- the LOC115229613 gene encoding dynactin subunit 2; this translates as MADPKYANLPGIDLNSPDVYETSELPEDDQNTRPEQEEIHSDAIERVNLDSKTAYKRFKGTVLDASNADFSGRIQKQRNTGYDIIKNEYEMLEEGSEGKETPQQKYQRLQYEMRELTEEVNKVKESVKTDTNENLSPINLGKQLEYLHHQLADLHLEKLLGPEASVDLSDPQGALRKRLLTQLETYSPASKSATPSKGSKTSDKASEGKASDHVTYELYYRPEQAQFSKNAKLASIEERLERLEAVIGQNPQKMSALTAEVSNKSLLAAVSNINSKLSLLDPAQIDQVEARLQNVLQKVNQITEKKIVSDDSEKQAKVTELYEIVKKWESMADVLPQVVDRLTTLKDIHEQALQFSQALVYLDTAQQEIRKTLTEHGDMMKQLEDSFKQNTDVIKKNCQSLEERMKSLKK